The proteins below are encoded in one region of Sagittula sp. P11:
- a CDS encoding helix-turn-helix domain-containing protein — MVSTVTDRLQDWKTQGFDPTNCPVRQVLDHVSAKWPVLILMELEPGPVRFNALLRALPDISKRMLTQSLRNLERDGIIRREVFDTKPPSVCYSLTELGEGLLPHIMAMVDWATQGMPHIAAARAAFDRA, encoded by the coding sequence ATGGTATCGACCGTCACCGACCGGCTGCAGGACTGGAAAACACAGGGATTCGATCCCACCAACTGCCCGGTGCGGCAGGTGCTTGACCACGTGTCCGCCAAGTGGCCCGTCCTGATCCTGATGGAGCTGGAACCAGGGCCGGTGCGCTTCAACGCCCTGCTGCGCGCCCTGCCCGACATCTCGAAACGGATGCTGACCCAGTCGCTGCGCAATCTCGAACGCGATGGAATCATCCGGCGCGAGGTCTTTGACACCAAGCCGCCCAGCGTCTGCTACAGCCTGACCGAGCTGGGAGAGGGCCTGCTGCCCCACATCATGGCCATGGTGGACTGGGCTACGCAGGGCATGCCCCACATCGCAGCCGCGCGCGCCGCCTT
- a CDS encoding SDR family oxidoreductase, translated as MTKYLVTGASGQLGQKVVDHLATLVPASDIVVLVRSDSAREAFEAKGIAARQADYENPEALRAAFDGIDRLLLISSSEIGKRAAQHRNVIEAAKAAGVGFVAYTSILNAETGGMALAEEHLQTEAMLRDSGLPHALLRNGWYSENIAGTAPQAVGMGQHFGAAGEGRFNTASRQDYAEAAAVVLAGEGQAGDVYELGGDSDFSLTEYAALLSEVSGKDVAYVNMDQAGYAAALVGAGLPEGFAGILADSDAKAGQGALATQSRDLSRLIGRPTTPMRDTLKAVLG; from the coding sequence ATGACCAAGTATCTGGTGACCGGCGCATCGGGGCAGTTGGGGCAGAAGGTGGTCGATCACCTCGCCACGCTTGTGCCCGCAAGCGACATCGTCGTGCTGGTGCGCTCCGACTCTGCGCGCGAGGCGTTCGAGGCGAAGGGCATTGCCGCACGGCAGGCCGACTACGAAAACCCCGAGGCGCTGCGCGCGGCCTTCGACGGGATCGACCGGCTGCTGCTGATCTCGTCGTCCGAGATCGGCAAACGTGCCGCGCAGCACCGCAACGTGATCGAGGCGGCAAAGGCCGCGGGCGTCGGGTTCGTCGCCTATACCTCGATCCTGAACGCCGAAACGGGCGGCATGGCACTCGCCGAAGAGCACCTTCAGACCGAGGCGATGCTGCGTGACAGCGGCCTTCCCCACGCGCTTCTGCGCAATGGCTGGTATTCGGAGAACATCGCCGGGACCGCACCGCAGGCCGTGGGCATGGGCCAGCACTTCGGGGCCGCGGGCGAGGGACGCTTCAACACCGCGTCGCGGCAGGACTATGCCGAAGCGGCGGCGGTGGTGCTGGCGGGCGAAGGGCAGGCCGGTGACGTCTATGAACTGGGCGGCGACAGCGACTTTTCCCTGACCGAATACGCAGCACTGCTGAGCGAAGTCTCCGGCAAGGACGTGGCCTATGTGAACATGGACCAGGCGGGTTATGCGGCCGCGCTGGTGGGCGCGGGCCTGCCCGAAGGGTTCGCCGGCATCCTGGCCGACAGCGACGCTAAGGCGGGGCAGGGTGCTCTGGCCACGCAGTCCCGCGACCTGAGCCGCCTGATCGGCCGCCCGACAACCCCGATGCGCGACACGCTGAAGGCCGTGCTGGGCTGA